The Photobacterium profundum SS9 genome includes a region encoding these proteins:
- a CDS encoding ArdC family protein → MTHSTVINSTITKQHQATSVSPLEQSGSNKNVSSKRKPRRVAKVAKDMYQIVTDRIIQSLEKGVKPWVCPWDRTQECTLLPMNFKTKHQYSGVNILLLWSEIVEKGYSSPYWLTYKQAAELGGNVIKGQKGTAIIFYKMLEKDNDKGEKDTIPMLKSFTVFNLDQIENIDKPSVTVSEARTVQGDFVTLDHVEAAMVETGATISHLGVRAFYSPSHDAITLPTKDRFASSNDYYATAMHELTHWSGHKSRLDRDLKNSFGSKDYAFEELVAELGAAFCCADLSVFGEVQHEDYIAGWLKKLNDDKRFIFKAASLASKAHAFLLNK, encoded by the coding sequence ATGACACATTCAACCGTTATCAACTCAACAATCACTAAGCAGCACCAGGCGACCAGCGTATCCCCGCTGGAGCAGTCAGGCTCTAACAAAAATGTCTCTTCAAAGCGCAAGCCCCGTCGTGTGGCAAAAGTGGCAAAAGACATGTACCAGATTGTCACTGACCGTATTATTCAATCGTTAGAAAAGGGGGTTAAGCCGTGGGTGTGCCCGTGGGACAGAACGCAGGAATGCACCTTGTTACCCATGAATTTCAAAACAAAGCACCAGTATTCTGGCGTGAATATTCTGTTGTTATGGTCTGAAATTGTCGAGAAAGGGTACTCAAGTCCTTACTGGTTAACCTACAAGCAAGCAGCCGAATTAGGCGGGAATGTGATCAAAGGGCAAAAGGGCACGGCAATCATCTTTTATAAGATGTTAGAAAAAGATAACGATAAGGGCGAGAAAGATACTATTCCGATGTTGAAGTCTTTTACGGTCTTTAATCTCGATCAAATAGAGAACATTGATAAGCCCTCAGTGACGGTCAGTGAGGCGCGTACAGTTCAAGGTGACTTTGTCACACTTGACCACGTTGAAGCTGCGATGGTGGAGACAGGTGCGACAATTAGCCATTTAGGTGTGAGGGCATTCTATTCGCCGAGTCATGATGCGATTACGTTACCGACGAAAGATCGTTTTGCATCGTCTAACGATTATTACGCGACGGCCATGCATGAGCTGACTCACTGGTCTGGTCATAAAAGCCGTTTAGATCGTGATTTAAAAAATAGCTTTGGTTCAAAAGATTATGCATTTGAGGAATTGGTCGCTGAGTTGGGCGCGGCTTTTTGTTGTGCTGATTTGAGTGTGTTTGGTGAGGTGCAGCACGAGGACTATATCGCGGGATGGCTCAAAAAACTGAATGACGACAAGCGTTTTATTTTCAAGGCGGCCAGCCTTGCCAGTAAAGCCCATGCGTTTTTATTAAATAAATAA
- a CDS encoding ParA family protein produces MDNQETYKAFEALRQGAENYIVRRNNAYKKEVRYFTRIEASNYLSVDGKTVDKYVKMAGIDPNRHEDAAWLIDINEMYQVRELLPLDKRIEHKFTRPKNHKLQVIVVQNQKGGVGKTISAATIASGLATEFHEEFRVGVIDLDPQNTLSTYYAPIVEGEENQWLSVGDLMAGKFEMEEDETFSNVVSESFLQTTIPNLRILPATQDDRSLENWFHRQLHNQSLDKPYHLLKNIIDAVENEFDIIIIDTPPSMGFATINGYFAATSVIFPMQVAENDIDATCNYFKFIPELWELIDDHGHTGYDFMKILLTNHKTSSSTTTLQNKLSNVFGSFIYSREFNNSEAIKECSRLVSTLFDISKSEYPGRTKSVFQKAKDNAYEVTSQVYRNIVDVWDKDN; encoded by the coding sequence ATGGATAATCAGGAAACATACAAAGCGTTTGAAGCACTGAGGCAAGGTGCGGAAAACTATATTGTTCGCAGAAACAATGCCTATAAGAAAGAAGTGCGTTACTTCACTCGTATTGAAGCTTCAAACTATTTAAGTGTGGATGGTAAGACGGTAGATAAATACGTCAAAATGGCAGGGATAGATCCAAACCGCCATGAAGATGCAGCTTGGTTGATTGACATTAACGAAATGTACCAAGTGCGTGAGTTATTACCGCTTGATAAACGGATTGAACATAAATTTACTCGCCCTAAAAATCACAAACTTCAGGTTATAGTGGTTCAAAACCAAAAAGGCGGCGTGGGTAAAACAATTAGTGCAGCAACTATCGCTTCAGGTCTTGCAACTGAGTTCCATGAAGAATTTCGTGTTGGAGTGATTGATCTTGATCCTCAGAACACCCTTTCAACCTACTACGCACCAATAGTTGAAGGCGAAGAAAACCAATGGCTATCCGTTGGTGATCTAATGGCTGGTAAGTTTGAAATGGAAGAAGATGAGACATTTAGTAATGTAGTGTCTGAAAGTTTCCTACAAACAACTATTCCTAATCTAAGAATCCTCCCTGCAACTCAAGACGACCGAAGCCTTGAGAACTGGTTTCACCGTCAGTTGCACAACCAGTCATTAGACAAGCCGTATCATCTTCTGAAGAACATAATTGACGCAGTTGAAAACGAATTCGACATTATCATTATTGACACTCCACCCTCTATGGGCTTTGCCACTATCAATGGCTACTTTGCAGCAACAAGCGTGATCTTTCCTATGCAAGTTGCAGAAAACGACATTGACGCTACATGTAACTACTTCAAATTCATCCCTGAACTTTGGGAGCTTATTGACGATCACGGTCATACCGGTTATGACTTTATGAAAATATTGCTTACCAATCACAAAACAAGCAGCTCAACGACAACACTACAGAATAAACTAAGTAATGTATTTGGCAGCTTCATTTACTCGCGTGAATTTAATAACAGTGAGGCTATTAAAGAGTGTTCACGATTAGTTTCTACGCTGTTTGATATATCCAAGAGTGAGTATCCTGGTCGAACAAAGAGTGTCTTTCAAAAAGCCAAAGACAACGCCTATGAAGTAACGAGCCAAGTCTACCGTAATATTGTTGATGTTTGGGATAAGGATAATTAA
- a CDS encoding ParB family protein, whose translation MARKKGSNNEGTFGQPINPQSQTKSALRTALDNVDNFSEEQRQQLSSALGLQVESKPEVWELKSGAKATFTSVLLTRKQVEEETFVSFEVNGRDQELLTDESLKSLSSMANQQFYPAIGRKINGKLEILDGSRRRATFLRTESIELFKVLLTDDDVSVGDAKALAKDLQTAEAHNLYEIGQRCLILKGQDEKVTQKEMAEQLGISQSSISRAIKAANIDKELIIFFPNANNLTRKDYELLEKVTHQFAGMPSAMSDFIIDVTNEHNQSNFELSVDEQHDELIKLITSKLADQKKAVKKDTGRKVLPIAEFTESGVFARKVKKNRFFGYEFGRIPNDVQDKLDSAIQAIICEYQNTDSAKQD comes from the coding sequence ATGGCACGAAAAAAAGGAAGTAATAACGAAGGAACATTTGGTCAACCAATAAACCCGCAAAGCCAAACTAAAAGTGCATTACGAACGGCATTGGATAACGTTGATAATTTCTCTGAAGAACAGCGTCAACAATTGTCTTCTGCGTTAGGTTTACAGGTTGAGTCAAAACCTGAAGTTTGGGAGCTGAAGTCTGGTGCAAAAGCTACCTTTACTTCTGTTCTGCTAACTCGCAAACAGGTTGAAGAAGAAACCTTTGTTTCGTTTGAAGTGAACGGACGTGACCAAGAACTGCTAACTGACGAGTCGCTGAAAAGTCTTTCATCAATGGCTAACCAGCAATTCTACCCTGCCATTGGTCGTAAAATTAACGGTAAGCTCGAAATTCTTGATGGTTCTCGACGTAGAGCAACGTTCCTAAGAACGGAGTCGATTGAGTTATTCAAAGTATTGCTTACTGATGATGATGTATCAGTTGGTGATGCAAAAGCACTGGCTAAAGATCTGCAAACAGCCGAAGCGCATAACCTTTATGAAATTGGGCAACGCTGCTTAATTCTTAAAGGCCAAGATGAAAAAGTAACTCAAAAGGAAATGGCTGAACAATTAGGCATTAGTCAGTCGTCAATTAGCAGAGCTATTAAAGCCGCCAATATTGATAAAGAGCTAATAATATTTTTCCCTAACGCCAACAATTTAACTCGTAAAGACTATGAGCTGCTTGAAAAAGTGACACATCAATTTGCAGGAATGCCAAGCGCAATGTCAGATTTTATTATTGATGTTACTAATGAGCACAACCAATCAAATTTTGAATTGTCTGTAGACGAACAACACGATGAACTAATTAAGTTAATCACATCTAAACTTGCAGACCAAAAGAAAGCTGTCAAAAAGGATACTGGTCGAAAAGTTTTGCCAATTGCAGAATTTACCGAATCAGGTGTTTTCGCTCGAAAAGTCAAAAAAAATAGGTTCTTTGGCTACGAATTTGGCCGAATTCCTAATGATGTTCAGGATAAACTTGATTCAGCGATTCAAGCAATTATCTGTGAATACCAGAATACGGACTCAGCTAAACAAGACTAA
- a CDS encoding endonuclease — MKRILFIVGLLLAFNATAANLHIESFSKAKKTLEKNVYFDHRTTLYCGASFDTKKNITPPPGFKSDKYVKRSKKVEWEHVVPAENFGRTFIEWRDGDTQCVNNKGKAYKGRRCANKASKEYRLMQSDLYNLFPAIGSVNAARSNYNFTMLPAEPADFGSCQVKIDNRKAEPPIAARGRIARTYLYMEQSYSRYRMSKSQRQLMAAWDKQFPVSAWECKRAERIEKLQGNVNNVLKTRCH; from the coding sequence GTGAAACGGATTTTATTCATTGTGGGTTTGCTGCTAGCGTTCAATGCAACGGCAGCTAATCTACACATTGAGTCATTCAGTAAGGCAAAGAAAACTCTAGAAAAAAATGTCTACTTTGATCACCGTACCACCTTGTATTGCGGTGCCAGTTTCGATACCAAAAAGAACATCACCCCCCCTCCTGGGTTTAAGTCTGATAAGTATGTGAAGCGCTCTAAAAAGGTGGAGTGGGAACACGTGGTGCCGGCCGAAAACTTTGGCCGTACTTTTATAGAGTGGCGTGACGGCGATACCCAATGCGTCAACAACAAAGGGAAGGCATATAAAGGACGGCGTTGTGCGAACAAGGCCAGCAAGGAATATCGCTTAATGCAGTCCGATCTTTACAACCTGTTCCCGGCCATTGGCTCCGTCAATGCGGCCCGGAGCAACTACAACTTCACGATGCTACCGGCGGAACCGGCAGATTTTGGCTCATGCCAAGTGAAAATTGATAACCGTAAAGCAGAGCCGCCAATAGCAGCCCGTGGGCGTATTGCCCGTACTTATCTGTATATGGAACAATCATATTCACGCTACCGCATGAGCAAGTCACAGCGGCAGTTAATGGCTGCCTGGGACAAGCAGTTCCCGGTGAGTGCCTGGGAGTGTAAACGCGCAGAGCGGATCGAAAAACTGCAGGGCAACGTGAACAACGTGCTGAAAACGCGCTGTCATTAA